In a genomic window of Quercus lobata isolate SW786 chromosome 4, ValleyOak3.0 Primary Assembly, whole genome shotgun sequence:
- the LOC115983272 gene encoding protein LATERAL ROOT PRIMORDIUM 1-like, which translates to MLGLRDLVLIAPTPSMHQQQNQPINSDHHPNLPIPSSASLGVSLGIFPLLTATPCITPPSNHGVQDCGNNSNNPNCYWSLKRGQEQSCGKKDGLNNNTTENDDSEQMVENGMRVCKDCGNRAKKDCSHRRCRTCCKTRGYDCSTHVRSTWVPAARRRERKMLMVGGASTIGGSSSGSSSGVKRTRVVVPNFNVTSASHASTSNATTPRSIDIRSRHQDASFKKSLPGQVRAPAVFRCHRVTTISDGAAEFVYQATVSISGHVFRGYLYDQGFDEKNAFPSISQLHLVSSGSGRKRDASSSPIVAPSNTHPAPVS; encoded by the exons ATGTTGGGTCTCCGAGACTTGGTTCTCATAGCTCCAACTCCATCCATGCACCAACAACAAAACCAACCCATTAACTCTGATCACCATCCCAACCTTCCTATACCTTCCTCAGCTTCACTTGGAGTTAGCCTCGGGATTTTCCCGCTCCTCACTGCCACTCCATGCATTACACCACCTTCTAATCATGGTGTCCAAGATTGTGGTAATAACTCAAATAACCCCAACTGTTATTGGAGCCTAAAGAGAGGCCAAGAACAGAGTTGTGGCAAGAAAGATGGACTAAATAACAACACCACTGAAAATGATGATTCTGAGCAAATGGTGGAGAATGGTATGAGAGTGTGCAAGGACTGTGGGAATAGAGCCAAGAAGGATTGTAGTCATAGGAGGTGTAGGACCTGTTGTAAGACTCGTGGTTATGATTGTTCTACTCACGTGAGGAGCACGTGGGTGCCAGCAGCTAGAAGAAGGGAGAGGAAGATGTTAATGGTGGGTGGTGCTAGTACTATTGGTGGTAGTTCGTCTGGGTCTTCTTCTGGTGTTAAAAGGACAAGAGTTGTGGTGCCAAACTTTAATGTTACCAGTGCTTCTCATGCTTCTACTTCTAATGCTACCACTCCAAGGAGTATTGACATTCGCTCCAGACATCAAG ATGCAAGTTTTAAAAAGTCCTTACCAGGCCAAGTTCGTGCACCGGCGGTTTTTAGGTGTCACAGAGTCACTACCATCAGTGATGGTGCAGCTGAGTTTGTCTACCAGGCTACTGTGAGCATCAGTGGCCATGTATTCAGAGGGTATCTCTATGATCAAGGGTTTGATGAGAAAAATGCATTCCCAAGTATTTCACAACTGCATTTGGTAAGTAGTGGCAGTGGAAGGAAGAGGGACGCTTCTTCATCTCCAATTGTGGCTCCATCAAATACCCATCCGGCCCCTGTCAGCTGA